A genome region from Serinus canaria isolate serCan28SL12 chromosome 19, serCan2020, whole genome shotgun sequence includes the following:
- the TIMM22 gene encoding mitochondrial import inner membrane translocase subunit Tim22 codes for MPIMAAPPPSAPGEPAPPPQPQPLQYSLLLQHLVGDKRQPRVWDPATLGGIPCPPKSEEQKMVERVMESCPFKAALACVGGFVLGGAFGIFTAGIDTNVGFDPKDPYRTPTAKEVLKDMGQRGISYAKNFAIVGAMFSCTECMVESYRGKSDWKNSVISGCITGGAIGFRAGLKAGVIGCGGFAAFSAAVDYYLR; via the exons ATGCCCATCAtggcggccccgccgccctcAGCGCCGGGAGagccggcgccgccgccgcagccgcaGCCGCTGCAGTacagcctcctgctgcagcacctcgTGGGCGACAAGCGGCAGCCCCGCGTCTGGGACCCCGCCACCCTCGGCGGAATCCCCTGCCCGCCCAAGAGCGAGGAGCAGAAGATGGTGGAGCGGGTCATGGAGAGCTGCCCCTTCAAGGCGGCGCTGGCCTGCGTGGGAG GGTTTGTTCTGGGAGGTGCGTTCGGTATCTTCACAGCTGGCATTGACACCAACGTGGGGTTTGATCCCAAGGATCCCTACCGCACGCCCACGGCCAAAGAGGTGCTCAAGGACATGGGGCAGCGAGGCATCTCCTACGCCAAGAACTTTGCCATCGTGGGCGCCATGTTCTCCTGCACGGAATGCATGGTAGAATCT TATCGTGGGAAGTCAGACTGGAAGAACAGCGTTATCAGCGGCTGCATCACGGGAGGAGCCATCGGCTTCAGAG CTGGGCTGAAGGCCGGGGTGATCGGCTGCGGAGGATTCGCCGCTTTCTCTGCTGCAGTCGATTACTACCTCCGGTAA